The Gammaproteobacteria bacterium DNA window GTTTATCATTGCACTTCACTGCATTAATTAAAATCAAACTTGAGTAAAAAAAATCAGTCGAAGCATGCTTATTCTTTACAAACTGTGCATTTATTTATTAAAAACGATATAAAACGAAATGATTTAGTGTTTACGCTTGACATAAGTTTAATGCAATTGGTATAAATCACTCTTCGTTACGAGCTCTCAGTCTACAAGGAAAGGTAAACAACGAGCGGGCTTGTATTGCGAACTAGATAAGCTTTTTTGTTAACCATGGATAGAGAGACTACGTATGAATAGAACAGAACTAATTGACCTTATTGCTGAGAAAGCTGAACTTACGAAAGCATTAGCTTCACGCGCTTTAGATGCTTTACTTGAAGGTGTAACCGGCTCCTTGCAAAAAGGTGATCCAGTGGTTTTGGTAAATTTCGGTACGTTCACAATTAAGGAACGTGCGGCACGTGAAGGACGTAATCCATCTACGGGTGAAAAAATTAAAATTAAAGCTGCTAAAGTTGTTGGATTTAAAGCTGGTAAAGCTTTAAAAGAAGCAGTGAAAGAAACTGTTTCGGATAATGCTGTAGAAGATGCTATTTCGTAGTGACTTTGGGTGCTTAGCTCAGCTGGGAGAGCATCGCCCTTACAAGGCGAATGTCGTGGGTTCGATCCCCTCAGCACCCAAAAATAAAATTT harbors:
- a CDS encoding HU family DNA-binding protein, coding for MNRTELIDLIAEKAELTKALASRALDALLEGVTGSLQKGDPVVLVNFGTFTIKERAAREGRNPSTGEKIKIKAAKVVGFKAGKALKEAVKETVSDNAVEDAIS